From Heteronotia binoei isolate CCM8104 ecotype False Entrance Well chromosome 17, APGP_CSIRO_Hbin_v1, whole genome shotgun sequence, one genomic window encodes:
- the RPA2 gene encoding replication protein A 32 kDa subunit — translation MWNAGFSSGFGGSSMGGGYTDSPGGFGSPSATQGEKKSRSRSQNLVPCTVSQLLSAEQVEETFKIRGVEISQVVIVGIIRQAEKAPTNILYKVDDMTAAPMDVRQWVDTDEAGDENIVVPPGTYVKVVGHLRSFQNKKSLVAFKLMPLEDMNVLTTHMLEVVNAHMSLRKESLQSASTSMMASRSFASSGMGNMTSFGGSVAMPVGGLSSHQSQVLNLIKSSVSTEGISLKELKSQLHNMNVATIKKAVEFLSSEGHIYSTIDDDHFKSTDAE, via the exons CTGGCTTTAGCAGTGGATTTGGTGGCTCTTCAATGGGTGGTGGATATACAGATTCACCAGGAGGATTTGGATCTCCGTCAGCAACCCAGGGGGAAAAGAAATCG AGGTCAAGATCGCAGAACCTTGTCCCATGTACAGTGTCTCAGTTACTTTCTGCTGAGCAGGTAGAAGAAACATTTAAGATTCGAGGCGTTGAGATTTCACAG GTCGTTATCGTGGGTATAATCAGGCAAGCAGAAAAGGCGCCTACAAACATTCTCTACAAAGTGGATGATATGACTGCAGCACCAATGGATGTCAGACAGTGGGTCGACACAGAT GAAGCAGGGGATGAGAACATAGTCGTGCCACCTGGGACGTATGTAAAAGTGGTTGGTCATCTACGATCCTTCCAG AACAAGAAGAGCCTGGTTGCCTTCAAGCTCATGCCGCTGGAGGATATGAATGTGTTGACGACACACATGCTTGAAGTTGTCAATGCACACATGAGCTTGAGAAAAGAAAGCCTTCAG TCAGCGTCAACATCTATGATGGCATCTCGGTCGTTCGCTTCTTCAGGGATGGGCAACATGACTAGCTTTGGAGGAAGCGTAGCCATGCCAGTGGGTGGACTTTCATCACACCAGAGTCAG GTTCTGAACTTGATCAAAAGCTCCGTGTCTACTGAGGGAATAAGTCTTAAGGAACTGAAGTCTCAGTTGCATAATATGAACGTGGCTACCATCAA GAAAGCCGTTGAGTTTCTCAGCAGTGAAGGACATATCTACTCCACTATTGACGACGACCATTTTAAATCGACAGATGCTGAATAA